One segment of Nostoc piscinale CENA21 DNA contains the following:
- a CDS encoding 4Fe-4S double cluster binding domain-containing protein, with amino-acid sequence MNMQAVDMTLDNLHQVNIPTAEQGKWLDEELFSTNSLPVSAPEFIQEVLGKIMVWQGDDLPVSALPADGTFPTGTAKWEKRNVAQEIPVWEPDVCVQCSKCVMVCPHSAIRGKVYQESELANAPSAFKSVNAKDKDFNHQKFTIQVSPEDCTGCAICVNICPAKSKSEPTKKAINMAQQLPLREQEKQNWDFFLNLPNPDRRNLKLNQIRQQQLQEPLFEFSGACAGCGETPYLKLLTQLFGDRSVIANATGCSSIYGGNLPTTPWTTNADGRGPAWSNSLFEDNAEFGFGYRLSIDKQAEFAAELLQQLSSEVGDNLVHAILSAEQKNEADIWEQRERVALLKDKLDHILTAAIDANLKSKIINLKSIADYLVKKSVWIIGGDGWAYDIDFGGIDHVLASGRNVNILVMDTEVYSNTGGQSSKATPKAAVAKFAASGKPAPKKDLGLMAMNYGNVYVASVALGAKDDHTLKAFLEAEAYEGPSLIIAYSHCIAHGINMTTGMNHQKALIESGRWLLYRHNPLLKEQGKNPLQLDMRPPTQSVEASMYQENRFKMLTKSKPEIAKQLLEQAQAEVDARWQMYQYLADRNF; translated from the coding sequence ATGAATATGCAAGCGGTCGATATGACCCTGGATAATCTGCATCAAGTCAATATCCCCACCGCCGAACAAGGTAAATGGCTAGATGAAGAACTATTCTCGACCAATTCCTTACCTGTGAGTGCGCCCGAATTTATCCAAGAAGTCCTCGGTAAAATCATGGTTTGGCAAGGTGATGATTTACCTGTCAGTGCCTTACCAGCAGATGGAACCTTCCCCACAGGTACAGCCAAGTGGGAAAAACGCAACGTCGCCCAAGAAATCCCCGTTTGGGAACCGGATGTCTGCGTACAATGCAGTAAATGTGTGATGGTTTGTCCGCACAGTGCTATCCGTGGCAAAGTTTATCAAGAAAGTGAATTAGCTAATGCACCATCCGCCTTTAAGTCGGTGAATGCCAAAGATAAAGATTTTAATCATCAAAAGTTTACTATTCAAGTTTCCCCCGAAGATTGTACAGGTTGCGCTATTTGTGTAAATATTTGTCCTGCTAAAAGTAAATCTGAACCAACGAAAAAAGCCATTAATATGGCGCAGCAACTCCCTTTAAGAGAACAAGAAAAGCAAAACTGGGATTTCTTTTTAAACTTACCTAATCCCGACCGGAGAAATTTAAAATTAAACCAAATTCGTCAACAACAATTACAAGAACCCTTATTTGAATTTTCTGGTGCTTGCGCTGGTTGTGGTGAGACACCTTATTTAAAATTATTAACCCAATTGTTTGGCGATCGCTCAGTTATTGCTAACGCCACAGGCTGTTCTTCCATCTACGGCGGCAACCTCCCCACCACCCCTTGGACAACCAATGCCGATGGACGCGGCCCCGCTTGGTCGAATAGTTTATTTGAAGATAACGCCGAATTTGGTTTTGGTTATCGCTTATCTATAGATAAACAAGCCGAATTTGCCGCCGAATTATTACAACAACTCAGCAGTGAAGTCGGCGATAATCTCGTTCATGCCATACTCAGTGCCGAACAAAAAAATGAAGCAGATATTTGGGAACAACGAGAAAGAGTTGCCTTATTAAAAGATAAATTAGATCACATTTTAACTGCTGCGATCGACGCTAATTTAAAATCTAAAATTATCAATTTAAAATCAATTGCAGATTACCTAGTTAAGAAAAGCGTCTGGATTATCGGCGGTGATGGTTGGGCGTATGATATTGACTTTGGCGGTATTGACCATGTGTTAGCCAGTGGTCGCAACGTCAATATTTTGGTAATGGATACAGAAGTATATTCTAATACTGGCGGTCAATCTTCCAAAGCCACCCCCAAAGCAGCAGTAGCCAAATTTGCCGCCAGTGGTAAGCCTGCACCCAAAAAAGACTTAGGCTTAATGGCCATGAACTACGGTAATGTCTACGTAGCCAGTGTAGCTTTAGGCGCAAAAGATGACCACACTCTCAAAGCCTTTTTAGAAGCCGAAGCTTACGAAGGCCCATCATTAATTATTGCCTACAGCCATTGCATCGCCCACGGCATCAACATGACCACCGGAATGAATCACCAAAAAGCCTTGATAGAATCAGGACGTTGGTTGTTGTATCGCCACAATCCCCTATTAAAAGAACAAGGTAAGAACCCCTTACAATTAGATATGCGCCCTCCAACGCAATCTGTAGAAGCATCAATGTATCAAGAAAATCGCTTCAAAATGCTCACCAAGAGTAAACCAGAAATTGCCAAGCAGTTGTTAGAACAAGCACAAGCCGAAGTTGATGCACGCTGGCAAATGTATCAATATCTGGCAGACAGGAATTTTTAG
- a CDS encoding type II toxin-antitoxin system HicA family toxin, whose translation MPKLPRISSREAIRALERLGFEQVRQTGSHVVMKKAIAEGEIGCVVPVHQELKVGTLSGILKQAQVTVEEFIDNL comes from the coding sequence ATGCCTAAGCTACCACGAATCTCAAGCAGAGAAGCAATTCGCGCCCTGGAGCGGTTAGGATTTGAGCAAGTTCGTCAAACAGGTAGTCATGTTGTGATGAAAAAGGCGATCGCAGAAGGTGAAATAGGCTGCGTTGTCCCTGTGCATCAGGAATTGAAGGTTGGTACTTTGAGCGGCATTCTTAAGCAAGCACAAGTTACAGTCGAAGAGTTTATTGATAACCTATGA
- the nifJ gene encoding pyruvate:ferredoxin (flavodoxin) oxidoreductase yields MSQTFATIDGNEAVARVAYKLNEVIAIYPITPSSAMGEWADAWSAEGRPNLWGTVPSVVQMQSEGGAAGAVHGALQTGSLSTTFTASQGLLLMIPNLYKIAGELTSTVVHVAARSLATHALSIFGDHSDVMAARATGFALLCSASVQESHDLALIAHAVTLKSRVSFMHFFDGFRTSHEVQKVKLLADDDIKSLIPDELILEHRARALTPDRPVLRGTAQNPDVYFQSREGANPYYNACPEIVQDIMDQFGDRTGRYYRIFEYHGAEDAERVIVIMGSGCETVHETVDYLNARGEKVGVVKVRLYRPFDIQRFVQMLPETVQAIAVLDRTKEAGSTGEPLYLDVVAAIHEIYAERGSGRDKVPSEIVAARGSGRDEVPSEIVAARGSGRDEVPSEIVAARGSGRDQVPPMIICGRYGLSSKEFTPAMVKAVFDNLSQPKPKNHFTVGIHDDVTHTSLSFDPNFSIEPDSVVRAMFYGLGSDGTVGANKNSIKIIGEGTDNYAQGYFVYDSKKSGSMTVSHLRFGPQPIRSTYLIDKANFIGCHHWVFLEKVDVLQGAATGATILLNSPFDKETVWQNLPLKVRQQILEKQLKLYVINANQVARESGMGGRINTIMQVCFFALAGVLPQAEAIAKIKKAIEKTYSKKRCRYRPHEYASGRYDPG; encoded by the coding sequence ATGAGTCAAACCTTTGCAACCATCGACGGGAATGAAGCTGTTGCCCGTGTTGCTTACAAATTAAATGAAGTAATTGCTATTTATCCTATTACCCCCTCTTCCGCGATGGGTGAATGGGCGGATGCTTGGTCAGCAGAAGGTCGTCCCAATCTTTGGGGTACGGTTCCCAGCGTTGTGCAGATGCAAAGTGAAGGTGGTGCGGCTGGCGCAGTTCATGGGGCATTACAAACAGGTTCTCTGAGTACCACATTTACGGCTTCTCAGGGGCTATTGTTAATGATTCCTAACCTCTACAAAATTGCGGGGGAACTCACTAGCACAGTTGTTCATGTGGCTGCACGCTCATTGGCTACTCACGCTTTATCCATTTTCGGCGATCATAGTGATGTAATGGCGGCGCGGGCGACTGGCTTTGCCTTGTTGTGTTCCGCTTCAGTGCAAGAAAGTCACGACTTAGCCCTCATCGCCCATGCAGTGACTCTCAAATCCAGAGTTTCGTTTATGCACTTTTTTGACGGGTTCCGCACCTCTCATGAAGTGCAGAAGGTGAAATTACTGGCGGATGACGATATTAAATCGCTCATTCCCGACGAATTAATCTTAGAACACCGCGCCCGTGCTTTAACCCCAGACCGCCCTGTGTTGCGGGGTACTGCCCAAAACCCAGATGTTTATTTCCAATCGCGGGAAGGCGCAAACCCTTACTATAACGCCTGTCCAGAGATTGTCCAAGATATCATGGATCAATTTGGCGATCGCACAGGTAGATATTACCGCATTTTTGAATATCACGGTGCTGAAGATGCGGAACGGGTAATTGTCATCATGGGTTCTGGTTGTGAAACCGTCCATGAAACAGTTGATTATCTCAACGCCCGTGGGGAAAAAGTCGGCGTGGTGAAAGTACGCCTCTACCGTCCCTTTGATATCCAAAGGTTTGTGCAAATGTTACCAGAAACTGTACAAGCGATCGCGGTTTTAGACCGCACCAAAGAAGCAGGTAGCACAGGCGAACCACTATATCTCGATGTGGTCGCAGCTATCCACGAAATCTATGCTGAACGCGGTAGTGGTAGAGACAAGGTTCCCTCAGAAATTGTTGCTGCCCGTGGTAGTGGCAGAGATGAGGTTCCCTCGGAAATTGTCGCTGCCCGTGGTAGCGGTAGAGATGAGGTTCCCTCAGAAATTGTCGCTGCCCGTGGCAGTGGTCGAGATCAAGTCCCACCGATGATTATCTGTGGTCGTTACGGTCTTTCCTCCAAGGAATTTACTCCCGCAATGGTGAAGGCCGTTTTCGACAACTTATCTCAACCAAAACCAAAAAATCATTTCACTGTGGGTATTCACGATGATGTTACCCACACTTCCCTTTCCTTTGACCCCAACTTTTCCATCGAACCCGATAGCGTCGTCCGGGCGATGTTCTACGGCTTGGGTTCCGATGGTACGGTGGGGGCGAATAAAAACTCCATCAAAATTATCGGCGAGGGAACCGATAACTACGCCCAAGGTTACTTTGTCTACGACTCGAAAAAATCCGGTTCCATGACCGTATCTCACCTGCGGTTCGGGCCGCAACCGATACGGTCTACCTACCTGATAGACAAAGCTAACTTTATTGGCTGTCACCACTGGGTATTTCTAGAAAAGGTGGATGTGCTGCAAGGGGCGGCAACTGGGGCAACCATTTTGTTAAACAGTCCTTTTGATAAAGAAACGGTTTGGCAAAATCTCCCCCTCAAAGTGCGACAGCAAATTTTAGAGAAGCAACTGAAATTGTATGTAATTAATGCCAACCAAGTCGCCCGTGAAAGTGGCATGGGGGGACGCATCAATACAATTATGCAGGTGTGCTTTTTTGCTTTAGCCGGGGTATTGCCACAAGCAGAAGCGATCGCCAAAATTAAAAAGGCGATCGAAAAGACATACAGTAAAAAAAGGTGCAGATATCGTCCGCATGAATATGCAAGCGGTCGATATGACCCTGGATAA
- a CDS encoding YidH family protein, protein MNKIDRQREHQANERTFLAWLRTSIALIGFGFAIARFGLFLRQLNTAITQQEPVVHPLFNSENLGVALVIVGVSAIALAAWRYNQVFWQIERGDYQPNRLAVWILTAVVMILGLLSIPLLFLRNHLTPRPSSIPPQPQTKNINPE, encoded by the coding sequence ATGAACAAAATAGACCGCCAGAGAGAACATCAAGCCAATGAACGAACCTTTTTAGCTTGGTTGAGAACTTCTATTGCCTTAATTGGTTTTGGTTTTGCTATTGCAAGGTTTGGTCTATTTTTACGCCAATTAAATACAGCCATTACCCAACAGGAACCTGTGGTTCATCCCCTATTTAACTCGGAAAATTTAGGAGTTGCTTTAGTAATTGTGGGAGTAAGTGCGATCGCCTTAGCCGCGTGGCGATATAATCAGGTTTTCTGGCAAATTGAACGGGGAGATTATCAACCCAATCGTTTAGCAGTGTGGATTCTCACAGCAGTGGTGATGATTTTAGGTTTACTGAGTATTCCTTTATTATTTTTACGCAATCATCTGACACCACGCCCATCTTCCATACCACCCCAGCCCCAGACTAAAAATATTAACCCAGAATAA
- a CDS encoding type II toxin-antitoxin system HicB family antitoxin — translation MKTRSFTVILYKEDDVYIAECPEVGTVDQGETIEQAIAGLKEATQLYLEEFPLPETSPRFVTSIEVSYA, via the coding sequence ATGAAGACTCGTAGCTTTACAGTGATTCTTTACAAAGAAGATGATGTGTATATAGCTGAGTGTCCAGAAGTTGGCACGGTAGATCAAGGAGAGACAATTGAACAAGCGATCGCGGGTTTGAAAGAAGCGACGCAGCTCTACTTAGAAGAATTTCCCCTACCTGAAACATCTCCTAGATTTGTGACTAGCATTGAAGTCAGTTATGCCTAA